AAATCGTATGTAGAAAACAATGATATTGAATCACGTTTTCCATATGAAAATGTACAATGGCTTATTGATGAAGGATATACATTATTAACCTTACCTAAAGCATATGGTGGTGAGGGTGGAACAATTGAAGATATGGTGATACTACAAACATATTTAGCAAGTATTGACGGTGCAACTGCACTATCTATCGGTTGGCATTTAAGTGTAGTTGGTCAGCTTTATGAACAACAAATGTGGGCACAAGATTTGTTAGATGAATTTGCTGAAGAAGTGAAGAAGGGTGCACTTGTTAATCGTGCAGTGAGTGAAGCAGAAACTGGTAGTCCTACACGAGGTGGTCGTCCTGCTACAAACGCAGTCAAAGTAGATGGCGGATATGTCTTAAATGGTGTCAAAACTTTTACATCAATGAGTAAGGCGTTAACACACTTTGTGGTTGGTGCTTATGTAGAAGAACTAGGACAAGTGGGTTTCTTTTTGGTTCCTAGAGACTTTGAAGGCGTAGATATTGCTGATAATTGGAACATGATAGGTATGCGAGCAACTGAAAGTCATGATTTAGTATTAAATGATGTGAAGATACCTGAACAATATTTTGTAGAACATCAACGTAAGCCATCATTGAATGGATGGATATTGCATATTCCAAGTGTATATTTAGGTATTGCTCAAGCAGCAAGAGACTATGCAGTAGATTTTGCAAAAACATATAGTCCTAATAGCATAGAGGGAACAATTGCTGAAATTCCGACAGTACAACAAAATCTAGGTAAAATGGAATCACTTTTATTATCTGCAAGACATTTTCTATGGAGTACTGCTCATGGATATCAATTATATGAGAAAGATACGGATATTTGGAATGAAACTTCTGCAAGTAAAGTCCTAGTACTAAATCAAGGCTTGGAAGTGGTAGATTTAGCGATGAGAATTGTTGGTGCTAAGAGTCTGGAGATGGAGAGACCACTACAAAGATATTATCGTGACATGCGAGCAGGACTTCATAATCCACCAATGGAAGATATGGCATATACTAATATAGCTAAAAGTATTACTGGTTTAATGTAAGTTAGGTTGACATTCATTGTAAAATATCAAATTAATTATTATAAAATCTTATTGTAAAACTACATGCAATCTTGTATAATTTTAATGAAATTGATAATCGTTTTCAATAGGAGGAAAATATGAAAAAATTATTATTACCTATAATAGCACTAGTGTTGTTATTAGCTGCATGTGGTAACAATTCAGGGAATGGCTCTAAAGAGTCTGATAAAAAGGCAGAAACAAAATCTTACAAAACGGATGATGGGAAAAAAATTGATATTCCTAAAAATCCAAAACGTATTGCTGTTGTTGCACCATCATATGCTGGTGGCGTAAAAAAACTAGGTGGTAACGTTGTAGCAGTAAGTAACCAAGTCGATCAAAGTGATGTTTTAAAAGACAAATTCAAAGGTGTTACTAAAGTTGGTGACGACGATGTTGAGAAAGTTGCCAAAGAAAAACCAGATTTAATTATCGTATTAGATCAAAATAAAAATATAAAAAAATACAAGAAAATTGCAGCAACTGTTCCATTTAACTATGCAAAACACAATTATTTAGAACAACAAGAGGAATTAGGTAAATTA
The DNA window shown above is from Staphylococcus sp. M0911 and carries:
- a CDS encoding acyl-CoA dehydrogenase family protein; its protein translation is MGQSLLIQTELQRKWIEKFKSVEDQFKSYVENNDIESRFPYENVQWLIDEGYTLLTLPKAYGGEGGTIEDMVILQTYLASIDGATALSIGWHLSVVGQLYEQQMWAQDLLDEFAEEVKKGALVNRAVSEAETGSPTRGGRPATNAVKVDGGYVLNGVKTFTSMSKALTHFVVGAYVEELGQVGFFLVPRDFEGVDIADNWNMIGMRATESHDLVLNDVKIPEQYFVEHQRKPSLNGWILHIPSVYLGIAQAARDYAVDFAKTYSPNSIEGTIAEIPTVQQNLGKMESLLLSARHFLWSTAHGYQLYEKDTDIWNETSASKVLVLNQGLEVVDLAMRIVGAKSLEMERPLQRYYRDMRAGLHNPPMEDMAYTNIAKSITGLM